In a single window of the Candidatus Bathyarchaeota archaeon genome:
- a CDS encoding PfkB family carbohydrate kinase, producing the protein MSFLVIGNITKDLIKTKRIEKNLFGGASFAGLTALKLGYKSSILTKGNYKLREWISFLEKEGIQVLLQEDEHIASFVNDYSSVERKQSLLEFTNKIVFDIQEEFDMIHLNPVYQEIDLDLVKNVRKKCRYLSLDVQGLVREQEGKKIQRSFWIEREDWLKNIDFLKVGKNEVGLISHLKTYKKICEELKSLGVKTIALTFGREGSIIYDNQPYKIPAFKINTIDETGAGDVFGSSFAIRHYETGNIIEAALFATASASFVVENFGTIGIADKERIERRCNKLKSML; encoded by the coding sequence ATGAGCTTTCTAGTTATAGGAAATATAACAAAAGATTTAATCAAAACAAAAAGAATAGAAAAAAATCTCTTTGGTGGGGCAAGTTTTGCTGGACTCACCGCTCTGAAGCTAGGTTATAAATCATCCATACTAACCAAAGGCAACTACAAATTAAGAGAGTGGATAAGCTTTTTAGAAAAAGAGGGAATCCAAGTTCTTCTACAAGAGGATGAACATATAGCTTCGTTCGTTAATGATTACTCTTCTGTTGAAAGAAAACAATCGTTACTTGAATTTACTAATAAGATTGTTTTTGACATTCAAGAAGAATTCGATATGATTCATCTTAATCCAGTTTATCAAGAAATAGATCTTGATCTAGTTAAGAATGTGAGGAAAAAATGCAGATACCTATCTTTAGATGTACAAGGTCTAGTACGTGAGCAGGAAGGCAAAAAAATTCAAAGGAGCTTTTGGATCGAGAGGGAAGACTGGTTAAAAAATATAGACTTTTTAAAAGTTGGGAAGAATGAAGTTGGCTTAATATCCCATTTGAAAACCTATAAAAAAATATGTGAAGAGTTAAAATCTCTTGGAGTAAAGACAATTGCTTTAACTTTTGGTAGGGAAGGTTCCATAATTTATGATAATCAACCTTACAAGATCCCCGCATTCAAAATTAATACGATTGATGAGACAGGTGCCGGAGATGTCTTTGGTTCAAGTTTTGCAATAAGGCATTATGAAACTGGAAATATAATAGAGGCGGCTTTATTTGCTACTGCTAGTGCTTCATTTGTGGTTGAGAATTTTGGAACTATCGGAATTGCGGATAAAGAAAGAATTGAGCGAAGATGTAACAAATTAAAAAGCATGCTATGA
- a CDS encoding zinc-ribbon domain-containing protein, whose product MAKDCPKCGAANRDIASFCSKCGTSFTPPGTPPVPPPTVPATPPPSTATPPPMTTPPPAPPPTYPPTSQNYPSAPPVPQAQPTAPSIQRRPMVGTCSFHPNLPAIYVCGKCGKLLCTNCTRNYMNMILCPQCQWQLFPSTPQPTTFPQPPQPTTFPGHTHYHH is encoded by the coding sequence ATGGCGAAAGATTGCCCAAAATGTGGCGCAGCTAATAGAGATATAGCGAGTTTTTGTTCGAAATGTGGAACTAGTTTTACGCCACCTGGCACTCCCCCAGTTCCCCCACCTACTGTTCCTGCAACTCCCCCACCTTCAACAGCAACCCCACCTCCAATGACTACTCCACCACCTGCCCCACCTCCCACATATCCACCAACCTCACAGAATTATCCAAGTGCTCCTCCGGTACCTCAAGCTCAACCTACTGCACCCAGTATACAAAGACGCCCTATGGTCGGCACGTGTTCATTTCATCCAAATCTTCCCGCAATTTATGTTTGTGGCAAATGCGGTAAATTACTTTGTACAAACTGCACTAGGAATTACATGAATATGATACTCTGTCCACAATGTCAATGGCAATTATTCCCTTCAACACCACAACCAACAACATTTCCGCAGCCCCCGCAACCTACAACATTTCCGGGCCATACGCACTATCATCATTAG
- a CDS encoding 50S ribosomal protein L30, whose protein sequence is MTQKEKKAKLEKTKDDFLVAIRLRGTVGLDPNTKKTFNSLNLPKKFNAVFLQKRPEIDGMLKKVKDFITWGEINKESMEIVLRKRGRLAGNKKLTNEFVKEKLRLNSIEEVTKALWDTKITLRHLREVGVKPVFRLHPPKGGFKKSTKRAYKSGGELGYRQDNINELLKKMA, encoded by the coding sequence ATGACTCAAAAAGAAAAAAAAGCAAAATTAGAAAAAACCAAAGATGATTTTCTAGTGGCCATTAGGTTAAGAGGTACAGTAGGTCTCGATCCAAATACTAAAAAGACATTTAATTCATTGAATTTACCCAAAAAGTTCAACGCAGTATTTTTACAAAAAAGACCTGAAATAGATGGTATGCTGAAAAAGGTTAAAGACTTCATAACTTGGGGCGAAATAAACAAAGAGAGCATGGAAATTGTGCTAAGAAAAAGAGGCAGATTAGCAGGAAATAAAAAATTAACTAATGAATTTGTAAAAGAAAAACTTCGACTCAATTCTATTGAAGAAGTTACTAAAGCCTTATGGGATACGAAAATAACTTTAAGGCATTTACGTGAGGTTGGTGTAAAACCAGTATTCCGATTACATCCTCCTAAAGGAGGTTTCAAAAAAAGTACAAAAAGGGCTTATAAAAGCGGAGGAGAACTTGGATATAGGCAAGATAATATCAATGAGCTTCTAAAAAAGATGGCATGA
- a CDS encoding 50S ribosomal protein L18: MARGPRYNVPFRRKREGKTDYKQRMRLVLSRTPRLVVRPTNKNIIVQLYEAKSNGDFVIASSNSNELKKYDWNINFGNVPTAYLTGFMAGFKAVKKGMNKAVLDTGLNVSSKGSRMYAALKGALDAGMEIPHGEEILPDMDRIKGKHISDYAKTLSENAELYNKHFSKYIAEKLDPQKIPETFEKTKDKIAQEYSKVKAKA; this comes from the coding sequence ATGGCACGTGGCCCAAGATATAATGTTCCTTTTAGGAGAAAAAGAGAAGGCAAGACAGACTATAAACAGAGAATGAGATTAGTTTTGTCTAGGACGCCAAGATTAGTCGTTAGACCTACGAATAAAAATATAATAGTCCAATTATATGAAGCTAAATCCAATGGAGACTTTGTGATAGCTTCTTCAAATTCAAATGAATTGAAAAAGTATGATTGGAATATTAATTTTGGAAATGTTCCAACTGCTTATTTAACAGGCTTTATGGCTGGATTTAAAGCTGTTAAGAAAGGAATGAATAAAGCTGTATTAGACACAGGATTGAACGTGTCTTCCAAAGGATCGAGAATGTACGCAGCATTAAAAGGTGCCTTAGATGCAGGTATGGAGATCCCCCACGGAGAAGAAATATTACCGGATATGGACAGAATAAAGGGGAAGCACATATCAGATTATGCTAAGACTCTAAGTGAAAATGCAGAGCTTTACAACAAGCATTTTTCTAAATATATTGCAGAGAAATTAGATCCTCAGAAAATCCCAGAAACCTTTGAGAAAACAAAAGACAAAATAGCTCAAGAATATTCAAAGGTGAAAGCAAAAGCATGA
- a CDS encoding 30S ribosomal protein S8 produces the protein MTLTDPLANALSNMYNNEERRKNECIISPASKLIGQVLRVMQKNGYIGEFEFIDDGKSGKFRVQLLGRINKCGAIKPRFPVKVDSIEAWERKFLPAREVGVIVMTTPKGVISHKEAINLKTGGRFLAYMF, from the coding sequence TTGACTTTAACTGATCCTCTCGCAAATGCTTTATCAAATATGTATAATAATGAAGAAAGAAGAAAAAACGAATGTATTATATCCCCTGCATCTAAACTAATTGGTCAAGTACTAAGAGTAATGCAGAAGAATGGATATATTGGTGAGTTCGAATTTATCGATGATGGTAAGTCTGGAAAATTTAGAGTCCAATTGCTTGGAAGAATAAACAAATGCGGAGCTATAAAGCCAAGATTTCCAGTTAAAGTGGACTCAATAGAAGCATGGGAAAGGAAATTTTTACCTGCCAGAGAGGTTGGAGTAATAGTAATGACAACACCAAAAGGTGTCATATCACATAAAGAAGCTATAAATCTTAAAACTGGAGGACGTTTTCTAGCCTATATGTTCTAA
- a CDS encoding 30S ribosomal protein S4e, protein MTKKGVAKSLKSMHAPGFWPIHVKEFKWVTKPSPGPHPIEESLPLSIIIRDILKYGKSARETKMILSEEKVQVDGKIRRDKKFPVGVMDIIEISDAKKAYRVLPFPGKGLTLVDIPDSEKTRKLCRIEDKTLVKGGNVQLNLHDGRNVLVKIKDPKKPKEDDYKTLDTLQIKIPEQEILKRFPFKEGSYALIMSGRNIGNSGKIMKIEKSAFAKPSIVTMEDNKGNKFQTIADYVFIIGDEKPLIKLPE, encoded by the coding sequence ATGACTAAAAAAGGAGTTGCTAAAAGTCTGAAGAGCATGCATGCACCGGGTTTTTGGCCCATACATGTGAAAGAATTTAAATGGGTGACAAAACCGAGTCCTGGCCCACATCCCATTGAGGAGTCTTTACCATTATCTATAATCATTCGTGATATTTTGAAATATGGGAAAAGTGCTAGAGAGACAAAAATGATCCTCTCGGAAGAAAAAGTGCAAGTCGATGGCAAGATCAGAAGGGATAAAAAATTCCCAGTCGGAGTAATGGATATTATTGAGATATCTGATGCAAAAAAGGCTTATAGAGTTCTTCCATTTCCAGGTAAGGGATTAACATTAGTCGATATTCCCGATAGTGAAAAAACCCGAAAATTATGTAGAATTGAGGACAAAACTTTGGTTAAAGGTGGAAATGTTCAATTAAATCTTCATGATGGAAGAAATGTACTAGTAAAGATAAAAGATCCTAAAAAACCTAAAGAAGATGATTACAAAACTCTTGATACACTGCAAATAAAAATTCCTGAACAAGAGATTCTTAAACGCTTTCCCTTTAAAGAAGGATCCTATGCTTTAATAATGTCTGGGAGAAACATTGGTAATTCCGGTAAAATCATGAAGATTGAGAAATCAGCATTTGCAAAGCCATCAATAGTGACGATGGAAGATAATAAAGGCAATAAATTCCAGACTATAGCAGATTATGTTTTTATTATTGGCGATGAAAAACCTTTGATAAAACTGCCTGAATAA
- a CDS encoding 50S ribosomal protein L3: protein MGHRKKHAPKRGSLSYLPRKRAKSMIGKVRFWPDVDEGPKLLGFVGYKAGMTHVIAMDNKKGSLTYGKEVSIPATLIETPPTIVFGLRAYSRTDKGLKTFTEAWMEKPPKDIGRLVTIPKEGGKNNSIEKIQKSLDKIEEIRLLIMPQPRLANIGRKKPELIEIKIGGGDIKEQFGYAKESLGKEIELTNVFKEGELVDTIAITKGKGIQGPVKRWGIKRLPHKSRKTVRGVGSIGPWTPGTVMYSVPRAGQMGFHQRTEYNKQILKIGDDGSEITPKGTFPHYGIINTQYALLKGSVVGPIKRLVIIRHPARAPSGEIAIPKIEHIDLESKQGD, encoded by the coding sequence ATGGGACATAGAAAAAAACATGCGCCAAAACGTGGCTCGCTTTCTTATCTACCAAGAAAAAGAGCTAAAAGTATGATTGGGAAAGTCAGATTCTGGCCTGATGTTGATGAAGGGCCCAAATTGTTGGGTTTCGTTGGATATAAAGCAGGCATGACGCATGTTATCGCTATGGACAATAAAAAGGGTTCCCTTACATATGGAAAGGAAGTATCGATACCCGCTACATTGATTGAGACTCCTCCTACAATTGTATTTGGATTGAGGGCATATTCTAGAACAGATAAAGGTTTGAAAACATTTACAGAGGCATGGATGGAAAAACCTCCTAAAGATATCGGAAGGTTAGTTACAATTCCAAAGGAAGGGGGTAAAAATAATTCCATTGAAAAGATTCAAAAATCCTTGGATAAAATCGAAGAGATAAGATTACTAATTATGCCTCAGCCTCGATTAGCTAACATTGGACGTAAAAAACCCGAATTAATAGAGATAAAAATTGGTGGCGGAGATATAAAAGAACAATTTGGATACGCAAAAGAGAGTCTTGGCAAAGAGATTGAGTTAACGAATGTATTTAAAGAAGGGGAATTGGTCGATACTATTGCAATAACAAAAGGAAAAGGTATTCAAGGTCCAGTTAAGCGTTGGGGCATAAAAAGACTTCCGCACAAATCTAGAAAAACAGTTAGAGGGGTTGGTTCAATCGGACCTTGGACCCCTGGCACAGTGATGTATTCTGTTCCTCGAGCTGGACAGATGGGTTTCCATCAAAGGACAGAATATAATAAACAGATTTTAAAAATTGGAGATGATGGTTCAGAAATAACTCCAAAAGGTACATTTCCTCATTATGGAATAATTAATACTCAATATGCTTTGTTAAAAGGAAGTGTAGTGGGACCAATAAAAAGACTGGTGATAATAAGGCATCCTGCTAGAGCCCCAAGTGGTGAAATTGCAATTCCTAAAATTGAACACATAGATCTAGAGTCAAAACAAGGTGATTAA
- a CDS encoding 30S ribosomal protein S19e, with product MPSVYDVPPNIMIKRLSEYLKDNAEDINPPSWSLFSKIGTYKENPPQQDDWWYIRCASLLRKLYLNSPLGISRLCTEYGGRGGGNASVEHVKKGTGSSVRVPLQQLEKAGFVVKEQKEGRKLSNEGRSLLDKMAGQIIKEMKSVKKSD from the coding sequence ATGCCCTCAGTGTATGATGTACCTCCTAATATAATGATCAAAAGGCTTTCTGAATATTTGAAGGATAATGCAGAAGACATTAATCCTCCTTCGTGGTCATTATTTTCAAAAATAGGCACTTACAAAGAGAACCCACCTCAACAAGATGATTGGTGGTATATACGCTGTGCTTCATTACTCAGGAAGCTATATCTCAATAGTCCATTAGGCATATCTAGATTATGTACCGAATATGGAGGTAGAGGGGGAGGAAATGCTAGTGTTGAGCATGTCAAAAAAGGTACGGGATCATCTGTTAGAGTGCCACTCCAACAGCTTGAGAAAGCAGGTTTTGTTGTAAAGGAGCAAAAAGAAGGAAGAAAGCTCTCGAATGAGGGGAGAAGCTTATTAGATAAAATGGCCGGGCAAATAATTAAAGAAATGAAAAGTGTAAAAAAATCTGATTAA
- a CDS encoding MBL fold metallo-hydrolase, with amino-acid sequence MPLAFESFGVRSMCTFLETSDIRILIDPGVSLGPRYGMLPHPTEYKLIYEKRSLLRKIADKSDIITVSHYHHDHYTPSYKDTVFICSDKEQFQSIYQDKQILVKDFHEKINHSQRRRGWIFQKSLKKIAKGFENADGQIFKFGETTLKFSDPVPHGEDNSMLGWVLMMSIEKDKIKMVHSSDIQGPSSIEALRWILAEGPNLLILSGPPFYLRDYLDNRTLFSNALKNMKKLTENISTIVIDHHLIRAKDWREQIAVLRDYAKGFKNQVLTAAELNNLENNALEARRTFLYEDMPPSKEFLKWTKLPKEKRRQNLPPIT; translated from the coding sequence CCTCTGATATCAGGATCCTAATAGATCCTGGTGTATCCTTAGGTCCGAGATATGGAATGCTGCCTCATCCAACAGAATACAAATTGATTTATGAAAAAAGAAGTCTGCTTAGAAAGATTGCGGACAAGTCAGACATAATTACAGTTTCACATTATCACCATGATCACTATACACCATCATATAAAGACACAGTATTCATCTGTAGCGACAAAGAACAATTTCAAAGTATATATCAGGATAAACAGATCTTAGTGAAAGATTTTCATGAAAAAATAAATCATTCCCAAAGACGCAGAGGTTGGATATTTCAAAAGTCATTGAAAAAAATTGCTAAAGGTTTTGAAAATGCAGATGGTCAAATATTCAAATTTGGAGAAACAACTCTGAAATTTTCAGATCCGGTACCGCATGGAGAGGATAATTCAATGCTTGGATGGGTATTGATGATGAGTATAGAGAAAGATAAGATTAAGATGGTTCACTCGTCTGACATTCAAGGTCCTTCTTCAATAGAAGCATTAAGATGGATCCTTGCTGAAGGCCCCAACCTATTAATATTAAGCGGCCCACCTTTTTATCTTAGGGATTATCTCGACAATAGAACCTTATTTTCTAATGCATTGAAAAATATGAAGAAATTGACTGAAAATATTTCAACAATAGTTATCGATCATCATTTAATTCGTGCAAAAGATTGGAGAGAACAGATTGCAGTTCTTAGAGATTATGCTAAGGGTTTCAAAAATCAGGTTCTAACTGCAGCAGAATTGAATAATCTGGAAAATAATGCGCTGGAAGCTAGGAGAACCTTCCTATACGAGGATATGCCCCCGAGCAAAGAATTCTTGAAATGGACCAAATTACCCAAGGAAAAAAGAAGGCAAAATCTACCGCCGATTACTTAA